A window from Actinomycetospora corticicola encodes these proteins:
- a CDS encoding DUF2631 domain-containing protein, which yields MASSSPARQAHGDPAKADSHQAVVVNGVSSDDEPSVEWGWHGHYPKVAHFAGFLVAAICLIMLWGNHVGQQENIWLVVIAVAFFALSLGAIIRNRTSWRR from the coding sequence TGGCCAGCTCGAGCCCCGCCCGTCAGGCGCACGGCGACCCCGCGAAGGCCGACAGCCACCAGGCCGTCGTCGTCAACGGCGTGTCCTCCGACGACGAGCCGTCGGTCGAGTGGGGCTGGCACGGCCACTACCCGAAGGTCGCGCACTTCGCGGGCTTCCTCGTCGCCGCGATCTGCCTGATCATGCTGTGGGGCAACCACGTCGGCCAGCAGGAGAACATCTGGCTCGTCGTGATCGCGGTCGCCTTCTTCGCGCTCTCGCTGGGCGCGATCATCCGCAACCGGACGTCCTGGCGCCGCTGA
- a CDS encoding FAD-dependent oxidoreductase: MTRRIVVIGGDATGMSAANTALRHTAADGGEAPEVIVLERGHYTSYSACGIPYWIAGEVSDRDDLVARTPEQHREAGIDVRMRTEATAVDVEKQVVSFRALDGDGSEGELEYDDLVFATGATPVYPPLDGIDAAGIHGVQSLEQGEQIVKDLDASQARRAVVVGAGYIGVEMAEAMLTRGLEVTVVDRAPQPFTQVDPDLGAIVRTAMEDMGITVLTGTSVEGFDTREDGRVAAVRTGDGAVAADIVVIGLGVAPNVSLAQEAGLTVGRSGGLVTDVRMRCVGHENVWAGGDCVEVHHRLSQQGVAIALGTHANKHGRIIGTNLAGGYGTFPGVIGTAISKVCSLEIGRTGLGENEARAAGYGFVTATIESSNVAGYMPGAEMMTVKVIAEERSGRLLGAQIVGRANSAKRIDVFATAIWNGMGLEEMTFMDLSYAPPFSPTWDAVLVAARKGAKAVQDDIPRSPV, encoded by the coding sequence ATGACCCGTCGGATCGTCGTCATCGGCGGCGACGCCACCGGGATGAGCGCAGCCAACACCGCCCTGCGGCACACCGCGGCCGACGGCGGCGAGGCGCCCGAGGTGATCGTCCTGGAGCGCGGGCACTACACGTCCTACTCGGCGTGCGGCATCCCCTACTGGATCGCCGGCGAGGTCTCCGACCGCGACGACCTCGTCGCCCGCACCCCGGAGCAGCACCGCGAGGCCGGGATCGACGTGCGGATGCGCACGGAGGCGACGGCGGTCGACGTCGAGAAGCAGGTCGTCTCGTTCCGTGCCCTCGACGGGGACGGCTCCGAGGGCGAGCTGGAGTACGACGACCTCGTGTTCGCCACCGGGGCGACGCCCGTCTACCCGCCGCTCGACGGGATCGACGCCGCGGGCATCCACGGCGTGCAGTCGCTCGAGCAGGGCGAGCAGATCGTGAAGGACCTCGACGCGTCGCAGGCCCGACGGGCCGTCGTCGTCGGCGCCGGGTACATCGGCGTCGAGATGGCCGAGGCGATGCTGACCCGCGGGCTCGAGGTCACCGTCGTCGACCGCGCGCCCCAGCCCTTCACCCAGGTCGACCCGGACCTCGGGGCGATCGTGCGGACCGCCATGGAGGACATGGGCATCACGGTGCTGACCGGCACCTCCGTCGAGGGCTTCGACACCCGCGAGGACGGGCGCGTGGCCGCCGTGCGTACCGGTGACGGGGCGGTCGCCGCGGACATCGTCGTCATCGGGCTCGGCGTCGCGCCGAACGTGTCGCTCGCGCAGGAGGCGGGGCTGACCGTCGGGCGGTCCGGCGGGCTGGTCACCGACGTGCGGATGCGCTGTGTCGGCCACGAGAACGTGTGGGCCGGCGGTGACTGCGTCGAGGTGCACCACCGGCTCTCGCAGCAGGGCGTCGCGATCGCCCTCGGCACGCACGCCAACAAGCACGGCCGGATCATCGGCACGAACCTCGCGGGCGGGTACGGCACGTTCCCCGGCGTCATCGGCACCGCGATCTCCAAGGTCTGTTCCCTCGAGATCGGGCGGACCGGGCTGGGGGAGAACGAGGCGCGGGCCGCCGGGTACGGGTTCGTGACGGCGACGATCGAGTCGTCGAACGTCGCGGGGTACATGCCGGGCGCGGAGATGATGACGGTGAAGGTCATCGCCGAGGAACGCTCCGGGCGCCTGCTCGGGGCCCAGATCGTCGGGCGGGCCAACTCGGCCAAGCGCATCGACGTCTTCGCCACCGCCATCTGGAACGGGATGGGCCTCGAGGAGATGACCTTCATGGACCTCTCCTACGCCCCGCCGTTCTCACCGACCTGGGACGCCGTCCTGGTGGCCGCGCGCAAGGGCGCGAAGGCGGTCCAGGACGACATCCCGCGCAGCCCGGTGTAG
- the ligD gene encoding non-homologous end-joining DNA ligase, with product MAEAAELVLAGRTVRLTNPDRVYFSARGETKLDLAQYYVSVGDGIVNALRNRPCMMHRFPSGVDGDKVHQKRLPKGAPDWVPTVRVHFPRYHRTADELCVSSIADVVWAVQMSTVEFHPWNSRAADVESPDEWRIDLDPMEGVGFDTVRQVATVVHEVLDELGAVGFPKTSGGSGLHVYVRIRPEHSFGEVRRAAWAFAREVERRAPQLVTTAWWRKDREPGTVFVDYNQNTRDHTIASAYSVRGTPLGIVSAPLRWDEIAAAEPGDFTIATMPARYAELGDLHADIDEAVFDLAPLLEWADRDEAPEPDAPEV from the coding sequence GTGGCAGAAGCTGCCGAGCTCGTCCTCGCCGGCCGCACGGTGCGGCTCACGAACCCGGACAGGGTCTATTTCTCGGCGCGCGGGGAGACGAAACTCGATCTCGCGCAGTACTACGTCTCGGTGGGCGACGGCATCGTCAACGCGCTGCGGAACCGGCCGTGCATGATGCACCGGTTCCCGAGCGGCGTGGACGGCGACAAGGTCCACCAGAAGCGGCTGCCGAAGGGGGCGCCGGACTGGGTGCCCACGGTGCGGGTGCACTTCCCGCGCTACCACCGCACCGCCGACGAGCTCTGCGTCTCCTCGATCGCCGACGTCGTGTGGGCCGTGCAGATGTCGACCGTCGAGTTCCACCCCTGGAACTCCCGGGCCGCCGACGTCGAGTCGCCCGACGAGTGGCGCATCGACCTCGACCCGATGGAGGGCGTCGGGTTCGACACGGTGCGGCAGGTCGCGACGGTGGTGCACGAGGTGCTCGACGAACTCGGGGCCGTCGGTTTCCCGAAGACGTCGGGCGGCTCCGGCCTGCACGTCTACGTGCGGATTCGCCCGGAGCACTCCTTCGGCGAGGTGCGGCGGGCCGCGTGGGCCTTCGCACGCGAGGTCGAGCGGCGGGCCCCGCAGCTGGTGACGACGGCCTGGTGGCGCAAGGACCGCGAGCCCGGCACCGTCTTCGTCGACTACAACCAGAACACCCGCGACCACACGATCGCGAGCGCCTACTCGGTCCGCGGCACCCCGCTGGGCATCGTCTCGGCGCCCCTTCGTTGGGACGAGATCGCCGCGGCGGAACCGGGCGACTTCACGATCGCGACGATGCCCGCGCGCTACGCCGAGCTCGGCGACCTGCACGCGGATATCGACGAGGCCGTCTTCGACCTCGCGCCCCTGCTGGAGTGGGCCGACCGCGACGAGGCGCCGGAACCGGACGCCCCGGAGGTCTGA
- a CDS encoding GNAT family N-acetyltransferase — protein sequence MVTPAVRTFSPRVVEGSSDAGTVAWTRAQLAAFLGPRLDAELLARIGVAFEGNRLRGAYADPDPTPVATLRSWDARLTVPGGDVPADAITGIGVRSTHRRRGLTDRLLSEDLGAAARAGAAAAVLTSTQGALYERWGFGLATHSRRLTVDTARARFRDAGPRGTLEVVDRPDAALALTRPLHDRARRRHPGALERLASQWDQLLVGAGPWNGLEPDRLRQVVVWRDDDGRPGGYVVLRVEESWYASGAGTLGVVDLQALTPTAYTELWRHLCSQDLIGTVTWSDASVDEPLPWLFTDPRAVVLGESRPMLWLRVLDVPALLGARRYPTEDALVLEVTDPLGHARGRWRLDTHDRLAPAVTTDAGEPDVRMPAPTLGSVVLGGVDPRVLVRANRLEERSAGAAARLARMLAAPSVAWNGTRF from the coding sequence GTGGTGACGCCGGCGGTGCGGACGTTCTCGCCCCGGGTCGTCGAGGGTTCCTCGGACGCGGGCACCGTGGCGTGGACGCGCGCCCAGCTGGCCGCGTTCCTCGGGCCGCGCCTGGACGCCGAGCTGCTCGCCCGGATCGGCGTCGCCTTCGAGGGCAACCGGCTCCGGGGCGCGTACGCCGACCCCGACCCGACCCCGGTCGCCACCCTGCGCTCCTGGGACGCCCGTCTCACGGTGCCCGGCGGCGACGTGCCCGCCGACGCGATCACCGGCATCGGCGTGCGGTCCACCCATCGCCGCCGGGGTCTGACCGACCGCCTGCTCAGCGAGGACCTCGGCGCCGCCGCGCGCGCCGGCGCCGCGGCCGCCGTGCTCACCTCCACCCAGGGTGCGCTCTACGAGCGGTGGGGGTTCGGGCTCGCGACCCACTCCCGTCGGCTCACCGTCGACACCGCCCGGGCCCGCTTCCGGGACGCCGGGCCGCGCGGCACCCTCGAGGTCGTCGACCGGCCGGACGCCGCGCTCGCCCTCACCCGCCCGCTCCACGACCGCGCCCGGCGTCGCCATCCGGGTGCGCTGGAGCGGCTGGCGTCGCAGTGGGACCAACTGCTGGTGGGTGCGGGACCGTGGAACGGCCTGGAGCCCGACCGGCTCCGCCAGGTCGTCGTCTGGCGCGACGACGACGGCCGACCGGGTGGCTACGTCGTCCTCCGGGTCGAGGAGAGCTGGTACGCCTCCGGCGCGGGGACGCTCGGTGTGGTGGACCTCCAGGCCCTCACCCCGACCGCCTACACCGAGCTCTGGCGCCACCTGTGCTCGCAGGACCTCATCGGCACGGTGACCTGGTCCGACGCATCGGTCGACGAACCGCTGCCGTGGCTGTTCACCGACCCGCGGGCGGTGGTGCTCGGGGAGAGCCGCCCGATGCTGTGGCTGCGGGTCCTCGACGTACCCGCCCTCCTCGGCGCCCGCCGCTACCCGACCGAGGACGCCCTCGTGCTCGAGGTCACCGACCCGCTCGGCCACGCCCGGGGACGCTGGCGGCTCGACACGCACGACCGGCTCGCCCCCGCCGTCACGACCGACGCCGGGGAGCCCGATGTCCGGATGCCGGCCCCGACGCTCGGGTCGGTCGTGCTCGGTGGGGTGGACCCGCGGGTCCTCGTCCGGGCGAACCGGCTCGAGGAACGCTCGGCGGGCGCGGCGGCGCGCCTGGCCCGGATGCTCGCGGCGCCCTCGGTGGCGTGGAACGGCACCCGGTTCTGA
- the rlmN gene encoding 23S rRNA (adenine(2503)-C(2))-methyltransferase RlmN, whose amino-acid sequence MTGTERELPVLSLTGTGTRRTRPPRHFADLAPDDRKAAVTELGLPGFRADQIARQYFARLEADPASMTDLSAADREKSAQLFPHLFEPASVVECDGGATRKTLWRAADGALVESVLMGYQDRATVCISSQAGCGMACPFCATGQGGLQRNMSTAEIVEQVRSAAAAARDGALGDGVPARLSNVVFMGMGEPLANYRRVVDAVHRICDAPPAGLGISQRSVTVSSVGLVPAIHRLADEGLQVTLAVSLHTPDDELRDTLVPVNTRWPVREVFEAARHYADVTGRRVSIEYALIRDVNDQPWRAELLAKLASQHLGRLVHVNLIPLNPTPGSKWDASPAPVQAEFVRRVRNGGVACTVRDTRGREIAAACGQLAATGG is encoded by the coding sequence ATGACCGGGACCGAGCGGGAGCTCCCCGTCCTGTCGCTGACGGGCACCGGGACGCGGCGCACGCGCCCGCCGCGGCACTTCGCCGACCTCGCGCCGGACGACCGCAAGGCCGCGGTCACCGAGCTGGGCCTGCCGGGCTTCCGCGCCGACCAGATCGCGCGGCAGTACTTCGCGCGCCTGGAGGCCGACCCGGCGTCGATGACCGACCTCTCCGCCGCGGACCGGGAGAAGTCCGCGCAGCTCTTCCCGCACCTCTTCGAGCCGGCCTCGGTGGTGGAGTGCGACGGCGGGGCGACGCGCAAGACGCTCTGGCGGGCCGCCGACGGCGCGCTCGTGGAGAGCGTGCTCATGGGCTACCAGGACCGGGCCACGGTGTGCATCTCCAGCCAGGCCGGCTGCGGGATGGCGTGCCCGTTCTGCGCGACCGGCCAGGGCGGGCTGCAGCGGAACATGTCGACGGCCGAGATCGTCGAGCAGGTCCGGTCGGCGGCCGCGGCGGCACGCGACGGCGCGCTCGGCGACGGCGTCCCGGCCCGGCTCTCGAACGTCGTGTTCATGGGCATGGGGGAGCCGCTCGCGAACTACCGCCGCGTCGTCGACGCCGTGCACCGCATCTGCGACGCCCCGCCCGCGGGGCTCGGGATCAGCCAGCGCTCGGTGACGGTCTCCTCCGTCGGGCTCGTCCCCGCGATCCACCGGCTCGCCGACGAGGGCCTGCAGGTCACCCTGGCGGTCAGCCTGCACACTCCCGACGACGAGCTGCGCGACACCCTGGTGCCGGTCAACACCCGCTGGCCGGTGCGCGAGGTCTTCGAGGCGGCGCGGCACTACGCCGACGTCACCGGGCGGCGCGTGTCGATCGAGTACGCCCTGATCCGGGACGTCAACGACCAGCCGTGGCGGGCCGAGCTGCTCGCCAAGCTCGCCTCGCAGCACCTCGGCCGCCTCGTGCACGTGAACCTCATCCCGCTCAACCCGACGCCGGGCTCGAAGTGGGACGCGAGCCCCGCGCCGGTCCAGGCGGAGTTCGTGCGGCGGGTGCGCAACGGCGGCGTCGCGTGCACCGTGCGCGACACGCGGGGACGCGAGATTGCCGCGGCGTGCGGGCAGCTGGCCGCCACCGGGGGATGA
- a CDS encoding class I SAM-dependent methyltransferase — MTFPGVAESPNIWRWPEVYEAENAAQDATGALWEALAESVDLSGDVLDVGCGDGFHLPRFATTARSVIGVEPHPPLVARARARCADLPSVSVVGGSAASLPIPDASVDVVHARTAYFFGHGCEPGLVEADRVLRPGGALVIVDLDATRHSYGAWMRASAPGYDPRSAAGFFTAQGFSTRRVDTLWRFSDRATMAAVLRIEFTPAVADRAVNGTTGLALPVAYRIHVRRRPTGLLPP, encoded by the coding sequence ATGACCTTCCCCGGCGTCGCCGAGAGCCCCAACATCTGGCGCTGGCCCGAGGTGTACGAGGCCGAGAACGCCGCGCAGGACGCGACGGGGGCGCTGTGGGAGGCGCTCGCGGAGAGCGTCGACCTCTCCGGCGACGTTCTCGACGTCGGGTGCGGCGACGGCTTCCACCTGCCGCGGTTCGCGACGACGGCCCGGTCGGTCATCGGCGTCGAACCCCACCCGCCGCTCGTCGCACGGGCGCGGGCGCGCTGTGCGGACCTGCCCTCGGTCTCGGTCGTCGGCGGGAGCGCGGCCTCCCTCCCCATCCCCGACGCGTCGGTCGACGTGGTCCACGCCCGGACCGCCTACTTCTTCGGGCACGGCTGCGAGCCCGGGCTCGTCGAGGCCGACCGGGTGCTCCGGCCCGGCGGCGCCCTCGTGATCGTCGACCTGGACGCGACCCGGCACTCCTACGGCGCCTGGATGCGGGCCTCGGCCCCCGGCTACGACCCCCGGTCGGCCGCCGGTTTCTTCACCGCGCAGGGATTCTCGACCCGGCGGGTCGACACCCTGTGGCGGTTCTCCGACCGCGCGACGATGGCTGCGGTGCTGCGGATCGAGTTCACACCGGCCGTCGCGGACCGGGCCGTGAACGGCACCACGGGTCTCGCGCTCCCGGTGGCCTACCGGATCCACGTCCGCCGGCGACCGACCGGACTGCTGCCGCCGTGA
- a CDS encoding phosphatidate cytidylyltransferase produces MAEDVAVPANSAGPGGSSSRAGRNLPLAIGVGLAMGAVILLSLLTVRQTWIIIVAVCAAIGIWEVFGALNRAAGIRLSRVPVLLGGQAMIWLSWPFGSEGILGALVVTVLGCFIWRMRLGAAGFVRDVGASMLVLVWIPMGMAFGAMLVVPSDGTARVLTFLIIVVCSDTGGYAAGVLFGRHPMAPKVSPKKSWEGLAGSMVLGATGASLCVALLLDAPWWYGLVLGPVLVVAAVIGDLVESLVKRDLGIKDMGQTIPGHGGLMERLDSLVTSAPVAWLLLFVLLPYAT; encoded by the coding sequence GTGGCGGAGGACGTGGCGGTCCCGGCCAACAGCGCCGGCCCGGGTGGTTCGTCCTCCCGCGCGGGCCGGAACCTGCCGCTGGCGATCGGGGTCGGCCTCGCCATGGGCGCGGTCATCCTGCTCTCGCTGCTCACCGTCCGGCAGACCTGGATCATCATCGTCGCGGTCTGTGCGGCGATCGGGATCTGGGAGGTCTTCGGGGCGCTGAACCGTGCCGCGGGCATCCGGCTCTCCCGCGTGCCGGTGCTCCTCGGCGGTCAGGCGATGATCTGGCTGTCCTGGCCGTTCGGGTCCGAGGGCATCCTCGGGGCCCTCGTGGTGACCGTCCTCGGCTGCTTCATCTGGCGGATGCGGCTCGGCGCCGCCGGCTTCGTCCGCGACGTCGGCGCCTCGATGCTGGTGCTCGTCTGGATCCCGATGGGCATGGCCTTCGGCGCCATGCTCGTGGTGCCCAGCGACGGCACCGCCCGGGTGCTCACCTTCCTCATCATCGTCGTCTGCTCGGACACCGGCGGCTACGCGGCCGGCGTGCTGTTCGGCAGGCACCCGATGGCGCCGAAGGTCAGCCCGAAGAAGTCCTGGGAGGGGCTCGCGGGCTCGATGGTCCTCGGCGCCACCGGCGCCTCGCTGTGCGTGGCGCTCCTGCTCGACGCCCCCTGGTGGTACGGCCTCGTCCTGGGTCCCGTGCTGGTGGTCGCCGCCGTGATCGGCGACCTGGTGGAGTCGCTGGTCAAGCGCGACCTCGGCATCAAGGACATGGGCCAGACGATCCCCGGGCACGGTGGCCTCATGGAGCGCCTCGACTCGTTGGTGACCTCGGCGCCGGTGGCCTGGCTGCTGCTGTTCGTGCTCCTGCCCTACGCCACCTGA
- the frr gene encoding ribosome recycling factor: MIDETLLDAEEKMEKSVDAARADLQGVRTGRASPAMFNRIQVEYYGSYTPLPQLASVSVPEARMAVIKPYDQSSLGVMERAIRDSDLGVNPSNDGLIIRVIFPELSEERRREMVKVARGKGEDARVSIRSVRRTAMTELQRIVKDGEAGEDEVARAEKELESVTATYITKIEDMVKAKEAELLEV, encoded by the coding sequence ATGATCGACGAGACCCTCCTCGACGCCGAGGAGAAGATGGAGAAGTCGGTCGACGCCGCGCGCGCCGACCTGCAGGGCGTGCGCACCGGGCGGGCCAGCCCGGCGATGTTCAACCGCATCCAGGTCGAGTACTACGGCTCCTACACCCCGCTGCCCCAGCTCGCCTCGGTGAGCGTGCCCGAGGCGCGGATGGCGGTCATCAAGCCGTACGACCAGAGCTCCCTGGGCGTGATGGAGCGCGCGATCCGCGACTCCGACCTCGGCGTGAACCCGTCGAACGACGGCCTCATCATCCGCGTCATCTTCCCGGAGCTCTCCGAGGAGCGTCGCCGCGAGATGGTCAAGGTCGCCCGGGGCAAGGGCGAGGACGCCCGCGTGTCGATCCGCAGCGTGCGTCGCACCGCGATGACCGAGCTGCAGCGCATCGTCAAGGACGGCGAGGCCGGTGAGGACGAGGTCGCCCGGGCCGAGAAGGAGCTCGAGAGCGTGACCGCGACCTACATCACCAAGATCGAGGACATGGTCAAGGCCAAGGAAGCCGAACTGCTCGAGGTCTGA
- the pyrH gene encoding UMP kinase translates to MTGTVEAERTGSWTSGPTRRVLLKLGGEMFGGGGVGVDPTVVSTVARQIADVVASGVQIAVVIGGGNFFRGEELSQAGMQRQRSDYMGMLGTVMNCLALQDFLEREHHIDTRVQTAITMGQVAEAYIPRRAMRHLEKGRVVIFGAGVGMPYFSTDTTAAQRALEIECEMVLLAKGVDGVFTADPKVDPTATMYTEITHREVLEKGLKVADATAFSLCMDNQMPIMVFNLLIEGNIARAVRGERIGTLVHTPAS, encoded by the coding sequence GTGACCGGCACCGTCGAGGCCGAACGCACGGGCAGCTGGACGTCGGGGCCGACCCGCCGGGTCCTGCTCAAGCTCGGTGGCGAGATGTTCGGGGGCGGCGGCGTGGGGGTCGACCCCACCGTGGTCTCGACCGTGGCCCGCCAGATCGCCGACGTCGTCGCGTCCGGCGTGCAGATCGCCGTGGTCATCGGCGGCGGCAACTTCTTCCGCGGCGAGGAGCTCTCCCAGGCCGGGATGCAGCGCCAGCGCAGCGACTACATGGGCATGCTCGGCACGGTGATGAACTGCCTCGCGCTGCAGGACTTCCTCGAGCGCGAGCACCACATCGACACGCGCGTGCAGACCGCCATCACGATGGGTCAGGTCGCCGAGGCGTACATCCCGCGGCGCGCGATGCGCCACCTCGAGAAGGGCCGCGTCGTCATCTTCGGCGCCGGCGTGGGCATGCCCTACTTCTCCACCGACACCACGGCCGCCCAGCGCGCCCTCGAGATCGAGTGCGAGATGGTCCTGCTGGCCAAGGGGGTCGACGGCGTCTTCACCGCCGACCCGAAGGTCGACCCGACGGCCACGATGTACACCGAGATCACCCACCGGGAGGTCCTGGAGAAGGGCCTCAAGGTCGCCGACGCCACCGCGTTCAGCCTGTGCATGGACAACCAGATGCCGATCATGGTGTTCAACCTGTTGATCGAGGGGAACATCGCGCGCGCCGTCCGGGGTGAGAGGATCGGCACGCTGGTCCACACCCCGGCGTCCTGA
- the tsf gene encoding translation elongation factor Ts: MANYTAADVKKLREATGSGMMDCKKALEENEGDFDKAIEALRIKGAKDVGKRAGRATANGIVAARDGSMIELNSETDFVAKNADFIQLGEDILGVAIAEKVSDVEALKAAKLGDGTVDDAVQALSARIGEKLELRRVVTLDGPTTTYLHRRSSDLPPAIGVLVAYTGDDQEAARGAAMQVAAARPLYTTREEVPADVVESERRVAEATAREEGKPEKIIDKIVEGRLNGYYKDTVLLEQDSVSVDKKSVGAVLKDAGVDVRTFARFEVGQA; encoded by the coding sequence ATGGCGAACTACACCGCCGCCGACGTGAAGAAGCTCCGCGAGGCCACCGGCTCCGGGATGATGGACTGCAAGAAGGCGCTCGAGGAGAACGAGGGCGACTTCGACAAGGCCATCGAGGCCCTGCGCATCAAGGGCGCCAAGGACGTCGGCAAGCGTGCCGGGCGCGCGACCGCCAACGGCATCGTCGCCGCCCGCGACGGCTCGATGATCGAGCTGAACTCCGAGACGGACTTCGTCGCCAAGAACGCGGACTTCATCCAGCTCGGCGAGGACATCCTCGGCGTCGCGATCGCCGAGAAGGTCTCCGACGTCGAGGCGCTCAAGGCCGCGAAGCTGGGCGACGGCACCGTCGACGACGCCGTGCAGGCCCTCTCGGCCCGCATCGGCGAGAAGCTCGAGCTCCGTCGCGTGGTCACGCTCGACGGCCCGACCACGACCTACCTGCACCGTCGGTCCTCCGACCTGCCCCCGGCGATCGGCGTGCTCGTCGCCTACACCGGGGACGACCAGGAGGCCGCCCGCGGCGCCGCGATGCAGGTCGCCGCGGCCCGCCCGCTCTACACCACGCGCGAGGAGGTGCCGGCGGACGTCGTGGAGAGCGAGCGCCGCGTCGCCGAGGCCACCGCGCGTGAGGAGGGCAAGCCCGAGAAGATCATCGACAAGATCGTCGAGGGTCGGCTCAACGGCTACTACAAGGACACGGTCCTGCTCGAGCAGGACTCGGTGTCGGTCGACAAGAAGTCGGTCGGCGCGGTGCTGAAGGACGCGGGCGTCGACGTCCGCACCTTCGCCCGCTTCGAGGTCGGCCAGGCCTGA
- the rpsB gene encoding 30S ribosomal protein S2 has product MAVVTMRQLLDSGVHFGHQTRRWNPKMRRFIFTERNGIYIIDLQQTLSYVDRAYDFVKQTVAHGGTVLFIGTKKQAQEAISEQADRVGMPYVNQRWLGGMLTNFQTVHKRLTRLKELEAMEQSGGFEGRTKKEILMLSREHEKLERTLGGIRDMARVPSAVWIVDTKKEHIAVGEARKLNIPVVAILDTNCDPDEVDYPIPGNDDAIRSAALLTKVVAEACAEGFRARNQRQNGTEEAPAADAQAERDFAPVGGDGASAPESLPTNSAVDAGGDAPVASVEAEATAAAAGDEVQPTGEEGRPERTAGVADSDGTGSDDNAIDAAPAAGTPENGQASR; this is encoded by the coding sequence ATGGCCGTCGTCACCATGCGACAGCTGCTGGACTCGGGTGTCCACTTCGGACACCAGACCCGGCGCTGGAACCCCAAGATGCGTCGCTTCATCTTCACCGAGCGCAACGGCATCTACATCATCGACCTGCAGCAGACGCTGTCCTACGTGGACCGCGCCTACGACTTCGTGAAGCAGACCGTCGCCCACGGCGGCACGGTGCTCTTCATCGGGACGAAGAAGCAGGCCCAGGAGGCCATCTCCGAGCAGGCCGACCGCGTGGGGATGCCCTACGTCAACCAGCGCTGGCTGGGCGGCATGCTCACGAACTTCCAGACGGTGCACAAGCGTCTGACCCGCCTCAAGGAGCTCGAGGCGATGGAGCAGAGCGGGGGCTTCGAGGGTCGCACCAAGAAGGAAATCCTCATGCTCAGCCGTGAGCACGAGAAGCTCGAGCGGACCCTCGGCGGTATCCGCGACATGGCCCGCGTCCCGAGCGCCGTGTGGATCGTGGACACCAAGAAGGAGCACATCGCCGTCGGCGAGGCTCGCAAGCTGAACATCCCGGTCGTCGCGATCCTCGACACGAACTGCGACCCGGACGAGGTCGACTACCCGATCCCGGGCAACGACGACGCGATCCGCTCCGCCGCCCTGCTCACCAAGGTCGTCGCCGAGGCGTGCGCGGAGGGCTTCCGGGCCCGCAACCAGCGCCAGAACGGCACCGAGGAGGCGCCGGCGGCCGACGCGCAGGCCGAGCGCGACTTCGCGCCGGTCGGCGGCGACGGGGCCTCGGCCCCGGAGAGCCTGCCGACGAACTCCGCGGTCGACGCGGGTGGCGACGCCCCCGTGGCGAGCGTCGAGGCCGAGGCGACCGCGGCCGCCGCGGGCGACGAGGTCCAGCCCACGGGCGAGGAGGGTCGTCCCGAGCGCACCGCGGGGGTCGCCGACTCCGACGGCACCGGCTCGGACGACAACGCGATCGACGCCGCCCCGGCCGCCGGGACCCCCGAGAACGGCCAGGCCAGCCGCTGA
- a CDS encoding peptidoglycan DD-metalloendopeptidase family protein: protein MRLLLTFLTAGVLLLAGAAPAVAGPDDLPVIPVGAFGWPVTGLSDGAPAGGGVVRRFLPPPTPYGRGHRGVDLTGVPGSAVLAAGAGTVVFAGMLAGRGVVSVLHAGGLRTTYEPVRALVPVGAVVARGTVLGTLDPGHAGCPVACLHWGLRRAHPPGAAREQYLDPLLLVGLGRTRLWPTR, encoded by the coding sequence GTGAGGCTGTTGCTGACGTTCCTGACGGCGGGTGTGCTGCTGCTGGCGGGCGCGGCGCCCGCCGTGGCCGGCCCCGACGACCTGCCCGTCATCCCGGTCGGCGCGTTCGGCTGGCCGGTGACCGGGCTGTCCGACGGGGCGCCCGCGGGCGGCGGGGTGGTGCGCCGGTTCCTGCCCCCGCCGACGCCGTACGGCCGGGGCCACCGCGGGGTCGATCTCACGGGGGTGCCGGGCTCCGCGGTGCTGGCGGCCGGGGCGGGGACGGTGGTGTTCGCCGGGATGCTGGCCGGGCGCGGCGTGGTGTCGGTGCTGCACGCGGGCGGGCTGCGCACGACCTACGAGCCGGTGCGGGCGCTCGTGCCGGTCGGCGCGGTCGTCGCGCGCGGGACGGTCCTCGGGACGCTCGACCCCGGCCACGCGGGCTGTCCCGTCGCCTGCCTGCACTGGGGTCTGCGCCGCGCCCATCCACCGGGTGCGGCGCGGGAGCAGTACCTGGACCCGTTGCTGCTCGTGGGCCTGGGCCGGACCCGCCTGTGGCCGACGCGCTGA